From the genome of candidate division TA06 bacterium:
TTGAGTACCCCCATCATCAGTGCAGAGACAGCGATGAGAACAAGAAATGGAAAGATGATCCTGGCCAACTGCCAGGTGAGAGCAATTTTTCCCGGTTCCCTTGCGAATCCAAAGGCAATTGCTTTCATGATCCACGGAGCAAAAATAACGCACAGCGCGCATACTACACTGACAAAGAGGATGAGAGAGTTAAGGACGGTATTGGCAAACCTGAGCGCTTCCTCTTTGCCTTTTTCCACATACTCACTAGAAAAAATTGGAATGAACGCCGCGTTAAGCGTTCCTTCAGCAAAGAAGTCTCTCAGCAGATTTGGGACATTGAAAGCGACTCGGAAGGCATCCATCGCATACCCGGCCCCGAACAGGTACGCAAGAACTACTTCTCTGGCCAGACCAAGAAGGCGGCTTATGCCGGTTGCCGCACTAAAGGCCGCGGCCCGACCCGTAATCTGACCCCTCTCCCCTTGCTCCCCCATCAGCTATTTCTATACCACAAAACGGCCAGCACATCAACAGGGATTAAAAAACTATTGACACTAGGGCCTGGTGAGGGTATAGTCGGCACTCTGCAAATCAACGGAGGATGCCTTGGATAGACACAAATCTGCTGAGAAGAGAACTCGTCAAAATGAACGGCGAAGGATGAGGAACAAGGGGATGAAGTCCGCCATGAGGACTGCCATAAAGAAAGCCTCTGCCGAACCAAAGACCGAAAACCTGAATACCACGTATTCCATGATTGACAAGGCGGTCAAGAAACATCTGATTCATAAGAAGACCGCAGCCAGGATGAAGTCTAAACTGGCCCGCACCGTGAGCCCCAAACCAAAACCCCAACAAAGAGAAACAAGCGACAAGTCGTAAGCTGAAGGACGGCTGTACGCTTAAGACACAAGCATGCTGTCAGCTTCGGGGACGGTTTCCTCCTAAAACCCGAAGGATCTTCGACTTGACATTTGACATTTCGTCTCTTATGCTAATTTCGTCACATCTGTATCTGACTGCCGTACATTCACTTACGAGCTAACCTCGGGGACGGTGCCCTCCCAAAACCCGAAGGATCTACGACTTGACATTTGACAAAACCCGTGTAGAACCGGCAGCATTTGGTCTCCCCACACCTATTTTTCCTGCAGTTCACTGCGGGCTGCGGCAAGTCCCTTCATGGCAAGTTGATTGTTTGGCTCGACCCTTAGGACCTTTTCGAATTTCTCTATTGCTTCCTCATATTGACCGAGCATGAACTGGGACCCGCCCAGATGAAGTGTCGCAGGAAGATTGTCTTCTTCTACTGACAACACACTCTCGAATGCCCGTTTCGCATTAACATACAAACCTTCATTCATCATTCCAATTCCTGACGAGAGCATCATCCTCGGATAGATCTCAAGATTATGCCTGGTTCTTTCGTCCCTATAGGTTCTGGCACTGAAACTTGATTTTAGGTTGAGGCTGCC
Proteins encoded in this window:
- the rpsT gene encoding 30S ribosomal protein S20, which encodes MDRHKSAEKRTRQNERRRMRNKGMKSAMRTAIKKASAEPKTENLNTTYSMIDKAVKKHLIHKKTAARMKSKLARTVSPKPKPQQRETSDKS